From Myxococcales bacterium, a single genomic window includes:
- a CDS encoding UbiA family prenyltransferase gives MKDALLLLRIHIVLIAVMGTLVFGWLITDTYLVGVALVVGLDWLLINLMNRLSDIREDLANRIPATEKIQDRQRTIVAIFIVVFGGSLLCTWFWRPELTGWRLFMQATGMVYNFRVIPFPGGPRRLKEVYFLKNLMSALGFVTTCFCYPLATAGYRPLIGWAAVAALILYFVPFELTYEILYDLRDVAGDRATGVPTYPVVHGTAVTHRIIRGLLIGSVGLLGAAFAAGLVGVRELLMALGPTIQYFALRPLLRRGPNTDDCIRVTNLGWGMLAFYLVCTALWIAAGLPANVFLWKSVINA, from the coding sequence ATGAAAGACGCGCTGCTGCTGTTGCGGATTCACATCGTGCTCATCGCCGTGATGGGGACGCTCGTTTTCGGCTGGCTGATCACCGACACCTACCTCGTCGGCGTGGCGCTCGTCGTCGGCCTCGACTGGCTGCTGATCAACCTGATGAACCGCCTGAGCGACATCCGCGAGGACCTCGCCAACCGCATCCCGGCGACCGAAAAAATCCAAGACCGCCAGCGGACCATTGTGGCGATCTTCATCGTCGTCTTCGGCGGCTCGCTGCTCTGCACCTGGTTCTGGCGGCCGGAACTGACCGGCTGGCGGCTGTTCATGCAGGCGACCGGCATGGTCTACAATTTCCGCGTCATTCCCTTCCCGGGCGGCCCCAGGCGCCTGAAGGAAGTGTACTTCCTCAAAAACCTGATGTCGGCGCTGGGTTTCGTCACCACCTGTTTCTGCTACCCGCTGGCGACCGCCGGCTACCGGCCGCTGATCGGCTGGGCGGCGGTGGCGGCGCTGATCCTCTATTTCGTGCCCTTCGAGCTGACTTATGAAATTCTCTACGACCTGCGCGACGTGGCGGGCGACCGCGCGACCGGCGTGCCGACCTACCCGGTGGTGCACGGCACGGCGGTGACGCACCGGATCATCCGCGGCCTGCTGATCGGATCGGTGGGGCTGCTCGGCGCGGCCTTCGCGGCCGGCCTGGTCGGCGTGCGGGAACTTCTGATGGCCCTGGGGCCGACGATCCAGTATTTCGCGCTGCGGCCGTTGCTCCGCCGCGGCCCGAATACCGACGACTGCATCCGCGTCACCAATCTGGGATGGGGAATGTTGGCGTTTTACCTGGTGTGCACGGCGCTCTGGATCGCCGCGGGGTTGCCGGCCAACGTCTTCCTCTGGAAATCCGTGATCAACGCGTAA